GCGAGGGGCCACAAGGGTTAAGCCCGCACGCAATCTCCCTCGGGCACCATGCGGATCGCCCTCGTGGCATCCAAGGATGCCGTTACGCGACGTTACGCCGCGGAGGCCACCCGCACCCTGCGCGATCGCTTCCCCGGCGTGTCCGTTTCGGTCGAGTTGGGACCGCCCGCGCCCGAGGTTCTCCTCGTCCTCGGGGACGACCGCTTCCTGCTCCACGCGCTCCGTCGCGTCGGTTCCGCCACCGCGGTCCTCACGGCGGGCCACGGGTTCCTCGCGGAGGTCCCGCCGGAGCAGGTGGGCTGGGCTCTCGAGACCCTCCTCGCCGGACCGCACTGGATCGAGGAACGCCTGCGACTCGAGGTGCGGATGGACGGGAGGCGCCTCCCGCCCGCGCTCAACGAGGCGGCGCTCAGCACGAGCCGCGGCGCCGGCTTCCTGCGGTACTCCCTCGAGGTGGACGGGGAGCAGGTGTGGCGCGATTCCGGGGACGGGGTCATTGTCTGCACGCCAACGGGATCCACGGGATACGGTCTTTCCGCGGGGGGCCCCGTGGTCATGGAGAACGCGGAGGCCATCGTGGTGGTCCCCGTCTGC
The DNA window shown above is from Thermoplasmata archaeon and carries:
- a CDS encoding NAD(+)/NADH kinase, with the protein product MRIALVASKDAVTRRYAAEATRTLRDRFPGVSVSVELGPPAPEVLLVLGDDRFLLHALRRVGSATAVLTAGHGFLAEVPPEQVGWALETLLAGPHWIEERLRLEVRMDGRRLPPALNEAALSTSRGAGFLRYSLEVDGEQVWRDSGDGVIVCTPTGSTGYGLSAGGPVVMENAEAIVVVPVCSSSGQRPLVLPARSVVALTEIESRLGRDLVLDGQERIRVRSKGFTVQASADPARFVRFGKARYLQVFGKLGARHRATELPSRAPPSVRFLYRLLEDEGAMTEKRLIAESRMPERTVRNAVSSLVRAGLVRRDPSLRDARETVFTLRR